The Planctomycetota bacterium region CGTCTTCGCGAAGAACGGGACCGGCTGGCGCTCCTGGCGGATCCGCGGCCCTGGAGGCCCGTTTTCGACGGGACCTCCCTGGCGTGCTTCATGGGCGCGGATCCGGCGTGCTGGAGACTCGAAAACGGCGTTCTCCGGAACGTGGTTCCGGGGCCGGGAGCCCTTCAGACAACCCGGGAATTCGAGGATGGGGACGTGCGCGTGCGCTTCTGCGTCGAAGGGCCCATGAAGTACCTCGCGTTCCGCATCCGGCTCGGGACCGATCCCGGCTACGCGGTGTGGTGGGACCGAGGCGGACTCGAGGGGCTGGCGGGGGCCGAACGCGAACTGATCTTCCGCTGCCGGGGGGACGACGTGCGCGCCTTTCTGGACGGACGCCCGGTGCCGGTCGAGGTCTCCCGTCCGAGGCGGCGCGGGACGCTCCATTTCGGGGGCGTCGGCGGGACGCTCCGAATCCTCGCGATCGACTGGCGCGAGCCGGAATGAACGTTATCCGGGCTCGTCCTTGACCCAGACGGTATCGACCACGCCTCCCAGCTCCTGGCGCAGGAGCGCCCGGGCCCGGAACGCCCGGACCCGCGCGGTGCCTTCGGTGACCCCGGTGATCTCGGCGATCTCCGGGTAGTCCATTCCGTCCACGTAGCGCAGGACGAAGGCCTCCCGCAGGGGCGTCGGCAGACGGCCGACCGAGAGTTCGAGACGCTCGGCCATCTCGTGGCGGATCACGCTCGAAAGCACGCCCCGGCTCCGGGCCGGCTGGGCCTCGAGCACGCCGGGACCGGCGGGAGCGGCGTGCCGTGCTTTGTCCCGCAGGTGCTTGCGACAGAGGTTGAGCGCGATCCCATACAGCCAGGTCGAAAACTTCGACTGGTTGCGGAATCGCGCCACGTCGCGGAACGCGGTGGCTACGGCTTCCTGGACGATGTCCTCGCCGTCGCGGCCCACCATCATGGCGACGAACCGCCCCAGCGCCTCGCGGTGCGGGGCCACCTGGGCTTCGAATTCCTCAGCGTTCATGGCGGCGCAAGAGCTCCTCGAACGCGGGCCGGTGACGCAGGTCTCCAAGCCCTTCCTCCTGCCGGATCTCTTCCGGCGTGGCGCCCCAACGCAGGGCCTGCTCGACGTGCACGAGGGCGCGGGTCTCGTCCGCCCGCCAGAGGCGCGCGAGCCGCAGATGGTTGCGGCGCAGAAGCGCGGCGCGCTCCGGTTCGGGCAGATCCCGGCCTTCGATCGTCTGGGCGGTCGCGCGGGCCGCCTCCGTGCGGCCCAGATGCTCCTGAAGATCCGCCGCCGCCTCCAGGAGCGCCTCCCGCGATCCGACCGCTCTCAGGAAGGCGGCCAGAAGGGGATGATGGGCGGTCGCCTGTTCCAGGAACGGCGCCACGCGCCGCGAAAGGGTCGCGAGGTCGCGCTCGGCGGCTTCCCACCGCGACTCGAAGGCGTGCAGCACCGCCCGCAAAAAGAGCGCCGCGGGATAATGGTCGTGCCGGAGCCGGTCGTCCAGGATCTGGCGCATTTCGTCGGCGTACATCTTCTCCAGGTCGAACGCCGGATCCTCTTCGGAGTAGAGTTTCTCCACGTCGGGGTTGTCGATCACTTCGAGCCAGCGGAGGTACGCCTGATGGATCGAGATCTCGAGGTTCTTGGGATCCATCCGGTGGGCCTCCTTGAGTTCGTCCAGCGCCAGGTCCACGCGTCCGGCGCGCAGGTAGAGGAGCGAGCTCAGGAGGAACGTTTCCGCGGCGCTGGGGGCGCGCCGGCTGAGGAGGTTGGCCAGCTCGCGGGCGCCGGCGGCGTCGCCGGCCAGGTCGGCCGCCAGCGCGCGCAGGGGAAGGAGGAAAAGCTCGTCCTCCCGGGCCAGGTCGCGGCGCAGGCCTTCGAGGAGCGTCCGGGACGTTTCGGAGGCCGGGTCGGGGAAGGCGTCCCAGAGGTCGATGTGGGCGCGCACGAGAAGGACGTGGGCGGAGAGGGCGCCGTTGTCGACGGCGCTGCGGAGCTTCTGGCGCGCCGCGTCCTGTTTGCCTTCGAGGTGCCGCGCGAGGGCGGCCATGAGGAACGCCTCGCTGCCTTTGAGGTCGCGCGGCTGGGGGATCGAGAGGCGGAAGAGGACGGGCGAGACGAAGCGCTGGAGCCCGCGCGCGGAGGCCAGCTCGAAGATCGCGCGCTCATAGCCCTTCAGATAGTCGAGGGCGCGGCTGTACTGGCCGCGGTCGATGAAATGCTGGGCGATGATGCGGCAGAGCTGGGGGTCGTCCCGGAAGCGGTTGAGCTCGGCGCTCAGGACGTCGTGTCGGCGCGACAGGAGCGCGCGAAGCTCGGCGGCCGGGTCGGGAGGGGGAGGGACCGGCGGGGGCACCGGCGGGGGGGACGCCGCGGGCCAGGAGGCCCAGACGACGAGGCCGGCCAGGAGCAGCGCCGCGCCGGCCGCGGCGGCGCGGAGCGCGCGGCGGGGGAATTTCAGGATGACGGTGGCGGTCGCCGTCTCGTCGGGGGCCAGGCGGCCGGTGGCGGGTCCCGTCTCGCCGACGCCCGCCAGGCCCGCCCGGAGCGCTTCGGCCATCTCCGCGGCGCTCTGGAAACGGCGCGCGGGGTCCTTGGCCAGAGCCTTGAGGACGAGGGCGTCCACCTCGGGCGACACGCCCGGGGGCGCGGGGTCCTCCGCTTCGATTTTCCGGAGGACCGCCAGGACGGTGGCGCCCTCGAAGGGGGGCCGTCCGGTCAGCATTTCATAGAGGACCGCCCCGAGGGAGTAGACGTCCGCGCGGGCGTCCACCTCTTCCGGCGCGGCGAAGGCCTGCTCGGGGGACATGTAGCAGGGGGTGCCGATCATGGTTCCGCCCGCGGTGAGGGCGCCGCTTTCGGTGAGGGTCTTGGCCAGGCCGAAATCGAGGATGCGGACGCGCCCCTGGCGGTCGAGGAGGATGTTGGCGGGTTTGATGTCCCGGTGGATGACGCCGCGTTCGTGGGCGAACTGCAGGGCGCGGGCGACGGACCGCGCCAGGCGCAGCGCGGAAGGCGGATCCAGGCGGCCGCGCTCCGAGAGGACCTCCTTGAGGGAACGGCCCTCCACGTGCTCCATGACGATGTAGCGGAGCCGCCCTTCGGCGCCGATGTCGTAGATCTGGACGATGTTGGGATGGACGAGCTGCGCGGCGACGCGGGCCTCGCGCAGAAAG contains the following coding sequences:
- a CDS encoding RNA polymerase sigma factor encodes the protein MNAEEFEAQVAPHREALGRFVAMMVGRDGEDIVQEAVATAFRDVARFRNQSKFSTWLYGIALNLCRKHLRDKARHAAPAGPGVLEAQPARSRGVLSSVIRHEMAERLELSVGRLPTPLREAFVLRYVDGMDYPEIAEITGVTEGTARVRAFRARALLRQELGGVVDTVWVKDEPG
- a CDS encoding serine/threonine-protein kinase, with amino-acid sequence MTSIPKTLGKYQILGPLGQGGMGEVYKAYQPDLRRTVAIKTLLAGEHASPDSLERFLREARVAAQLVHPNIVQIYDIGAEGRLRYIVMEHVEGRSLKEVLSERGRLDPPSALRLARSVARALQFAHERGVIHRDIKPANILLDRQGRVRILDFGLAKTLTESGALTAGGTMIGTPCYMSPEQAFAAPEEVDARADVYSLGAVLYEMLTGRPPFEGATVLAVLRKIEAEDPAPPGVSPEVDALVLKALAKDPARRFQSAAEMAEALRAGLAGVGETGPATGRLAPDETATATVILKFPRRALRAAAAGAALLLAGLVVWASWPAASPPPVPPPVPPPPDPAAELRALLSRRHDVLSAELNRFRDDPQLCRIIAQHFIDRGQYSRALDYLKGYERAIFELASARGLQRFVSPVLFRLSIPQPRDLKGSEAFLMAALARHLEGKQDAARQKLRSAVDNGALSAHVLLVRAHIDLWDAFPDPASETSRTLLEGLRRDLAREDELFLLPLRALAADLAGDAAGARELANLLSRRAPSAAETFLLSSLLYLRAGRVDLALDELKEAHRMDPKNLEISIHQAYLRWLEVIDNPDVEKLYSEEDPAFDLEKMYADEMRQILDDRLRHDHYPAALFLRAVLHAFESRWEAAERDLATLSRRVAPFLEQATAHHPLLAAFLRAVGSREALLEAAADLQEHLGRTEAARATAQTIEGRDLPEPERAALLRRNHLRLARLWRADETRALVHVEQALRWGATPEEIRQEEGLGDLRHRPAFEELLRRHER